A stretch of DNA from Candidatus Bathyarchaeota archaeon:
GTAAATCCACCGATTAGATAGATTTTACCCTCTACGACATTTGCTGATAAACCAGCTTTGGGTACGGGAATTGACTTTTTTGTTGCCCATGAGTCTGTTGCCGGGTCGTAGACTTCATTTACGCCTGTAAGTTCAGCAGTCCATTGTCCTGATCTGGTCAATCCCCCAATTGCATATATTCTATCTTGAAGAACGGCTATAGCAAAATCTCCTCTTGCGGTTGGCATAGGCATTTTGGTTGTCCAGCTGTTTTTTGCCGGATCGTACTCTTCATTAATGTCACTTTGGACGCCCCCAATTGCGTAGATTTTACCATTCACAACAGCAACTCCCAGACTACTCCTACTAGTCGGCATAGGCTCGATTGTTGTCCACGAATCTTCAGTTGCCCTAACTAAAGGTGTTGATAAAGTTGGAAGAAGAACAGAAAGAAACAGCAATAAAGCAAGCAAGATTGCAGATTTTTTCACTATTCTATCATCCCATGATTATTGGCTAGTCTTCGCCGGTAAATAGCCGCTACCACCAGGACAGCAACTAGAGTACTCAGTAGGGGTGTCCATGAGGGAAACTCTGGAATTACAGTAATATCGACTGGAACCAGTAGTGGATAATTGTCTTGATTGTTGGCATCAATTATGTAAGGCGTGTAGATTATGCCATCAAGATTAGCATCAATGCCTTCATAGTCGCTCCAGTAGTTTCCTTCAAAACCGTTGTCCCAAATGTTAGCGCAGTCAGGGGTATAGATGATATGACCATTCACAACATTTTGATTGTTACTGATGAAGTTATTGTGATAAATTGAGTTATTCATATAGAAAGGGTTAGGTTTCCAACTGTAGAAATCCCCCATCCAAAGAAAATACATTCCAATTTCGTTGTTTGCTATTTGATTTCCAACAATTTGATTGATTCCCACATCACCAGTATGACCCATTGCAATGTGGATGCCGATTCGGTTTGCAACTAAATGGTTTCCAATTATTGTGTTGTTGACGTAACTGGAGTAACTAGAGAAGCTTATGCCAATATCGTTATTAGTTAAATTATTCCCAGCTATTATCATTCCATCTATTATGTTTCCCCAATAGCCAAACACAAAAATACCATAGTCGAAATCTTGGATAGTAATGTTCGTGACTGTAACACCATAGTTAGTCTTGATTGTGGTGTTGTATGGATTACCAATTTGTATTCCTCTTTTGTCCCCTGTTTTTGCCCCTATTCCTTGAATAGTATAACCTGCACCATCAAATACGATATTAAATCTCTCTACCACAATGGATTGATTAACAATATTGTCTGTAAGAGTGTAAATGTTCCCTTCATTTTGAATCTTATCTGTTCCCTCAACATTTCCATCAGAACAGATGTAGATTGTGCCCTCTGCCTTCACAATTTCAACATTTGGAAAAGCGACTAGTGTAACACAGAA
This window harbors:
- a CDS encoding DUF1565 domain-containing protein translates to MEDRRATLTLLLIFCVTLVAFPNVEIVKAEGTIYICSDGNVEGTDKIQNEGNIYTLTDNIVNQSIVVERFNIVFDGAGYTIQGIGAKTGDKRGIQIGNPYNTTIKTNYGVTVTNITIQDFDYGIFVFGYWGNIIDGMIIAGNNLTNNDIGISFSSYSSYVNNTIIGNHLVANRIGIHIAMGHTGDVGINQIVGNQIANNEIGMYFLWMGDFYSWKPNPFYMNNSIYHNNFISNNQNVVNGHIIYTPDCANIWDNGFEGNYWSDYEGIDANLDGIIYTPYIIDANNQDNYPLLVPVDITVIPEFPSWTPLLSTLVAVLVVAAIYRRRLANNHGMIE